One window of the Paenibacillus beijingensis genome contains the following:
- a CDS encoding DHA2 family efflux MFS transporter permease subunit — translation MDTSSTGTVPFKRGPLIAALLIGAFVSLLNQTLINVALPKMMLDLDVGANTAQWLTTGFMLVNGVLVPVSAYLMARFTTRVLFIASMILFSIGTVVCIAAPGFPVLLIGRLIQAAGAGILMPLMTVVFLTVFPIEKRGQAMGLMGVAMIFAPAVGPTLSGWIIQHQSWRVLFIVVLPIALVSLFLGLFTMRNITEVSKPKLDFPGIILSTLGFGGLLYGFSDAGTDGWNSWTVYMMVIVGAVSLILLVWRQLVIEKPMLEFRVFKYDMFSLTMIINVALTMSLFAAMILVPIYLQTIRGFTPLHAGLLLLPGAILMGIMSPITGRIFDKVGARWLAVTGLFITVVTTWEFSRLTDTTTYTQLILMYTARMFGVSMLMMPIMTAGLNQLPQRLNAHGTAMYNTLRTIAGALGTALLVSVMSSQTKHRAAEMMASGGVKPTDTAKMAQITQEATIHGINYAFMIATWITVFALALAFFIRKTTPQKEPASAAQKSVAAAK, via the coding sequence ATGGATACATCATCAACCGGGACGGTGCCTTTTAAGAGAGGGCCGCTGATTGCGGCTCTTCTTATCGGCGCGTTTGTCTCTTTGTTAAATCAGACGCTCATCAATGTGGCGCTGCCGAAAATGATGCTTGATCTGGACGTCGGAGCGAATACGGCCCAATGGCTGACGACGGGCTTCATGCTTGTCAACGGCGTACTGGTGCCGGTCAGCGCCTATTTGATGGCCCGTTTCACAACGAGGGTGTTGTTTATTGCTTCCATGATTTTATTTTCAATCGGTACGGTCGTATGCATTGCGGCGCCGGGCTTCCCGGTCTTGCTGATCGGACGTTTGATCCAGGCAGCCGGTGCGGGCATTCTAATGCCGCTGATGACGGTCGTGTTTTTGACCGTTTTTCCGATTGAAAAGCGCGGTCAGGCGATGGGGCTGATGGGGGTTGCAATGATTTTTGCGCCGGCCGTAGGTCCGACGCTTTCCGGGTGGATTATCCAGCATCAATCGTGGCGCGTGCTGTTTATTGTCGTGCTTCCGATCGCGCTTGTTTCATTGTTTTTGGGCCTATTTACGATGAGGAACATCACCGAGGTTTCCAAGCCGAAGCTGGATTTTCCCGGCATCATCCTGTCCACGCTCGGATTCGGCGGTCTGCTGTACGGATTCAGCGACGCTGGAACGGACGGCTGGAACAGCTGGACGGTGTATATGATGGTAATTGTCGGCGCTGTCTCCCTCATTCTGCTCGTGTGGAGGCAGCTCGTCATCGAGAAGCCGATGCTGGAATTCCGCGTATTCAAATACGACATGTTTTCGCTGACGATGATCATTAACGTCGCACTAACGATGTCACTGTTTGCCGCCATGATTTTGGTGCCGATCTATTTGCAGACCATCCGCGGCTTCACCCCGCTGCACGCGGGCCTGCTGCTGCTGCCGGGAGCGATATTGATGGGCATTATGTCGCCAATCACCGGGAGGATCTTCGATAAAGTGGGCGCCCGCTGGCTAGCGGTAACCGGCCTGTTCATTACGGTCGTAACGACGTGGGAGTTCAGCCGTTTAACCGATACGACGACGTACACCCAGCTCATCCTGATGTACACCGCCCGCATGTTCGGGGTCTCGATGCTGATGATGCCGATTATGACGGCGGGGCTGAACCAGCTGCCGCAGCGTCTGAATGCGCACGGTACGGCGATGTACAACACGCTGCGCACGATCGCGGGCGCGCTCGGCACGGCGCTGCTCGTGTCGGTCATGAGCAGCCAGACCAAGCACCGCGCGGCTGAGATGATGGCTTCGGGCGGCGTGAAGCCGACCGATACGGCCAAGATGGCGCAAATTACGCAGGAGGCGACGATCCACGGCATCAACTACGCTTTTATGATCGCCACGTGGATTACCGTCTTCGCCCTCGCGCTCGCCTTCTTTATCCGCAAGACGACGCCGCAAAAGGAGCCGGCTTCGGCTGCGCAGAAGAGCGTCGCCGCTGCCAAGTGA
- a CDS encoding PP2C family protein-serine/threonine phosphatase, with protein MRIVVVDDNAMNITVVQEMLKRAGYRDIRASSSGMELFELLGLDEQGDDPLGRDGIEPDVDLILLDMMMPRIDGIAVCRAIQQSERLRDIPIIMVTAMGDSKKLAEALDAGAIDYVTKPINRIELLARIRVALRLKQEKDWHKERDRRIREELQLAKEVQSAALPHKLDNDSITIDAIYKPSEELSGDLYAWHRIDRNRYGVAVIDAMGHGISSSLVCMFIASVLKDAMIKLVDPVLVMEELNRRALQLQFADQLIQYYFTALYMIVDIDKGVAEYVNAGHPPGMLLRGCNTNGAQTLLGGGTAVGMFENVTFTKHEVDIAPGDCIVLITDGLLDLLNAPDEERLDKLLERLAQGGEEALPPEQWESVFFATEELLGRPDDRCLIWVGIK; from the coding sequence ATGCGTATAGTGGTTGTCGACGATAATGCGATGAACATCACGGTTGTTCAAGAAATGCTGAAAAGAGCGGGGTATCGTGATATCCGGGCATCGTCGTCGGGGATGGAACTATTTGAATTATTGGGATTGGATGAGCAGGGAGACGATCCGCTCGGCCGGGACGGCATCGAACCGGATGTGGACCTGATCCTGCTGGATATGATGATGCCGCGCATCGACGGAATTGCGGTCTGCAGAGCCATTCAGCAGTCCGAAAGGCTGCGGGATATTCCGATCATTATGGTTACGGCAATGGGTGATTCCAAGAAGCTGGCCGAAGCGCTCGATGCCGGCGCGATTGATTACGTAACGAAGCCGATTAACCGGATTGAACTGCTGGCCCGGATCCGGGTGGCGCTGCGGCTCAAGCAGGAGAAAGACTGGCACAAAGAACGCGACCGCCGAATCCGCGAGGAGCTGCAGCTGGCCAAGGAAGTGCAGTCCGCCGCCCTGCCGCATAAGCTGGATAACGACAGCATCACGATTGATGCCATCTATAAGCCATCGGAAGAATTGTCGGGCGATCTGTATGCCTGGCACCGAATAGACCGGAACCGGTATGGAGTCGCCGTAATCGATGCGATGGGTCACGGCATTTCTTCTTCGCTGGTCTGCATGTTTATCGCATCGGTACTTAAGGATGCAATGATCAAGCTGGTTGATCCCGTGCTCGTGATGGAGGAGCTGAACCGGCGTGCGCTCCAGCTGCAGTTTGCCGATCAGCTGATTCAATACTATTTTACGGCGCTTTATATGATCGTCGACATCGACAAAGGCGTCGCGGAATACGTCAATGCGGGGCATCCGCCGGGAATGCTGCTGCGGGGCTGCAATACGAACGGAGCGCAAACCCTGCTTGGCGGTGGAACGGCAGTCGGCATGTTCGAGAACGTGACGTTTACGAAGCATGAAGTCGATATTGCACCCGGCGATTGCATCGTCCTCATTACCGACGGCCTGCTCGATCTGCTAAACGCTCCCGATGAGGAGCGCCTTGACAAGCTTCTGGAGCGGCTTGCGCAAGGGGGAGAAGAAGCACTGCCGCCAGAGCAATGGGAAAGCGTATTTTTCGCCACGGAGGAACTTCTCGGCAGGCCGGACGACCGCTGTTTAATATGGGTGGGAATAAAATAA
- a CDS encoding CorA family divalent cation transporter, producing MVHRMFRYAAGWEWHLLLEERDITVPVDLPSRKDKYRRAAAAKQRAAAEERTVQSHPHRLSLPPEQLRDIRQIVPECAAWLETVIGSENNAVSVGRLEDGEPVMFGTLMIQLSDQKVDMQPLHYWVHASRLVTVPADYRLALRLQQSPWKEMFEQCGTAAEAFTVLLAVVLETFHAGLDQFGIRLARLQVSMHFNSRTDPAPVIFEYRHELLHWNRLYTPVCEIQNAAKEAFLEQLTETESFKRLAFKLERIGSLLARHADVIDTLIAMDDTMAGFRGADRLSSNKLTGVTLLLIPAAVAGTIWGLNYRRLALSDQPWGFAVMCALVFTLTFMMHRWIWPAEGSFRNRPARRKPAADSAKLPASAKARPARSASAKVAAKHARSSPPAKGRRSSRPYPGTLPAPENARGAAVPGSDAEASPEKVQGAVPGSDLEVSPSNAPGAPAPASLERSGSGTSLPAGRSRLKDDTRINRT from the coding sequence ATGGTTCATCGGATGTTCCGTTATGCCGCCGGCTGGGAATGGCATCTGCTGCTGGAAGAACGGGATATTACGGTACCGGTCGACCTTCCGAGCCGCAAAGATAAATACCGCCGTGCAGCGGCGGCCAAACAACGCGCCGCAGCGGAAGAACGCACGGTGCAGTCTCACCCGCACCGCCTCTCTTTGCCGCCGGAGCAGCTGCGCGACATCCGGCAGATTGTTCCGGAATGCGCAGCCTGGCTGGAGACCGTCATCGGCAGCGAAAACAATGCCGTGTCGGTAGGACGCCTGGAGGATGGAGAACCGGTTATGTTCGGCACGCTCATGATTCAACTGTCGGATCAGAAGGTTGATATGCAGCCGCTGCATTACTGGGTTCATGCTTCCAGGCTCGTCACCGTGCCGGCCGACTACCGCCTCGCCCTTAGGCTGCAGCAGTCGCCTTGGAAAGAAATGTTTGAGCAGTGCGGCACTGCTGCCGAAGCATTCACGGTGCTGCTTGCCGTCGTGCTGGAGACGTTTCATGCCGGGCTTGATCAGTTCGGAATCCGCCTCGCCCGGCTTCAAGTCTCGATGCATTTCAACAGCCGGACGGATCCGGCGCCTGTTATTTTTGAATACAGGCACGAGCTGCTGCATTGGAACCGTCTGTATACGCCGGTATGTGAAATTCAGAACGCCGCCAAAGAGGCGTTCTTGGAGCAGCTGACGGAAACGGAAAGCTTCAAACGGCTCGCCTTTAAGCTGGAACGAATCGGATCGCTTCTAGCCCGGCATGCTGACGTAATCGACACGCTGATCGCGATGGACGATACAATGGCCGGCTTTAGAGGCGCCGACCGTTTGAGCAGCAATAAGCTTACCGGCGTTACGCTGCTGCTGATTCCCGCTGCCGTCGCGGGCACAATATGGGGGCTTAACTACAGACGCCTTGCATTGTCCGATCAGCCGTGGGGCTTTGCCGTGATGTGCGCGCTCGTCTTCACGCTTACTTTTATGATGCATCGATGGATTTGGCCGGCTGAAGGCAGCTTTCGGAACAGGCCGGCAAGACGCAAGCCTGCTGCGGATTCGGCCAAACTGCCAGCATCAGCTAAGGCAAGACCCGCCCGTTCCGCAAGCGCAAAAGTCGCAGCGAAGCATGCACGCAGCAGTCCGCCTGCAAAGGGACGGCGCAGCAGCCGCCCTTACCCGGGAACACTGCCCGCTCCTGAGAACGCTCGCGGGGCGGCTGTACCTGGGAGCGATGCTGAAGCCTCTCCTGAGAAGGTTCAAGGGGCTGTACCTGGGAGCGATCTCGAGGTCTCTCCCAGTAACGCTCCGGGTGCACCGGCTCCTGCCTCGCTCGAAAGGTCCGGGAGCGGTACATCGCTTCCAGCCGGACGTTCACGGCTGAAAGACGATACCCGGATAAACCGCACTTAA
- a CDS encoding DUF948 domain-containing protein, with translation MLLEISVLIIAIAVAVLVVFLVQTLKKAQASLEAASGAIKEVQSAIKEWKGDVDDLVVSVKDLTKQVNHQIDAVDPLMASVREVGQTVHEVAAAAREFSTGWTMKLRRKAREAAAVADAENRASLSAKNAGAAYAGTAVPVKPGIAATGERPAGVTASPEPAGSASWMEWLDVGVQALKLIRQSKNRA, from the coding sequence ATGTTGCTAGAAATAAGCGTTCTTATTATTGCCATTGCCGTTGCGGTGCTTGTTGTATTCCTCGTTCAGACGCTCAAAAAAGCGCAGGCGTCTCTTGAAGCGGCAAGCGGCGCCATTAAAGAAGTTCAAAGCGCGATAAAAGAGTGGAAGGGAGACGTCGACGATCTCGTCGTCAGCGTCAAAGATTTGACCAAACAGGTCAATCATCAGATCGACGCAGTCGACCCGCTGATGGCCTCCGTCCGCGAAGTCGGACAAACCGTTCATGAGGTTGCGGCGGCGGCGCGCGAGTTCTCGACCGGCTGGACGATGAAGCTGCGACGCAAAGCCCGTGAAGCCGCAGCGGTTGCAGATGCGGAAAACAGGGCATCCTTATCGGCTAAAAACGCGGGAGCCGCGTATGCGGGTACCGCTGTTCCCGTTAAACCGGGCATTGCCGCAACGGGCGAACGTCCCGCGGGCGTAACGGCTTCGCCGGAGCCGGCCGGCTCGGCGTCGTGGATGGAATGGCTCGATGTCGGGGTGCAGGCTCTCAAGCTGATTCGTCAGAGCAAGAACCGGGCATAG
- a CDS encoding general stress protein codes for MGKKIAVFDREEQAIQALEELRNQGFARDELKVIAKDNEHSRRVESETDVHADELQDLAEARSSDRKDGILPAEPGATGSYVAAGVALNLAGTNMSSGDGHRSPEVFLRRTS; via the coding sequence GTGGGTAAAAAAATTGCCGTATTTGACCGGGAAGAGCAAGCGATTCAGGCGTTGGAGGAGCTTCGCAATCAAGGATTCGCACGCGATGAGCTGAAAGTGATCGCCAAAGATAACGAGCATTCGCGGCGCGTCGAATCGGAAACGGACGTTCATGCCGATGAGCTGCAGGATTTAGCGGAAGCGCGCAGCAGCGACCGCAAGGACGGGATCCTCCCGGCAGAGCCCGGAGCGACGGGCAGCTATGTCGCGGCGGGAGTGGCCCTTAATCTCGCGGGGACCAACATGTCTTCGGGGGATGGGCACCGTTCGCCGGAAGTATTCTTGCGGCGGACATCCTAA
- the rsbW gene encoding anti-sigma B factor RsbW codes for MNANEDQVTLRVPAKAEYLDLIRLTLYGIASKIGFTYEDIEDMKVAVSEACNNVVLYAYSASGNAANTGEMEIRFVKQQDTLSIVVKDEGASFDAAAAAQRAEPLHGKSISDIQAGGLGLFLMQALMDQVEVRSELGTEVVLTKRLMKSGEMA; via the coding sequence ATGAATGCAAACGAAGATCAGGTAACATTGCGGGTGCCTGCGAAGGCGGAATATTTGGATTTGATTCGTCTAACCTTATATGGGATTGCCAGCAAAATCGGATTCACCTATGAAGACATTGAAGATATGAAAGTGGCCGTATCGGAAGCATGCAACAACGTCGTGCTGTACGCATACTCGGCCTCCGGCAATGCCGCAAACACCGGGGAAATGGAAATCCGGTTTGTGAAGCAGCAGGATACGCTGTCTATCGTCGTCAAGGACGAGGGCGCAAGCTTTGACGCAGCGGCGGCGGCGCAAAGGGCCGAGCCGCTTCACGGCAAGTCAATCAGCGATATACAGGCGGGGGGCTTGGGCCTGTTCTTAATGCAGGCGTTAATGGATCAGGTGGAGGTGCGCAGCGAACTCGGCACGGAGGTTGTTTTAACGAAACGCCTAATGAAAAGTGGGGAGATGGCATGA
- a CDS encoding NUDIX domain-containing protein produces MEAKHCLLCGQVMIERDVDGTMRRACPDCTYVHWGNYSVGVGALVKKEGKLLLVRRAQNPGKGYWTNPGGYIEQLEPIGETVCREVLEETGVRATVRSVVAIRDLPRAIHNLYIAFAMDYVEGEPVADGLEVDAAGFFSLEEMETMNVAPFTRWLADVAAGDESGEGLQIDTDPVVPLNGLGLFRLQTK; encoded by the coding sequence ATGGAAGCGAAACATTGTCTGTTATGCGGACAAGTCATGATCGAACGTGATGTGGACGGAACGATGCGCAGAGCTTGTCCGGACTGCACATACGTGCATTGGGGGAACTACAGCGTCGGCGTCGGCGCGCTTGTGAAGAAAGAAGGCAAGCTGCTGCTTGTGCGCAGAGCGCAAAATCCGGGCAAGGGCTACTGGACCAATCCCGGCGGTTACATCGAACAGCTAGAGCCGATCGGCGAAACGGTGTGCCGCGAGGTGCTGGAGGAAACGGGTGTACGGGCAACCGTCCGCAGTGTCGTGGCAATCCGGGATCTTCCCCGCGCCATTCATAACCTTTACATCGCATTTGCGATGGATTACGTGGAGGGAGAGCCGGTTGCGGACGGCTTGGAGGTCGACGCTGCGGGATTTTTTAGCCTGGAGGAAATGGAGACGATGAACGTTGCCCCGTTTACCCGCTGGCTTGCGGACGTAGCGGCCGGAGACGAGAGTGGGGAAGGGCTGCAGATCGATACCGATCCGGTTGTGCCGCTCAACGGCTTGGGCTTGTTCCGGCTTCAAACGAAATGA
- a CDS encoding YtxH domain-containing protein — MANETVSKNSGLLKGVLIGGVVGAAAALLFAPKKGSELRADLAKKTSDATDYAKRQAGVIASQAKTTAELAGKKAAEITAKVQELASKAKTAATEQTDAIKETAVTALTETKEAASSIKQHAQEAAAESSEHLDNAKNEAKDNLSPISASVRE, encoded by the coding sequence ATGGCTAACGAAACGGTTTCGAAAAATAGCGGTCTGCTTAAAGGCGTTTTGATCGGAGGCGTCGTCGGAGCGGCTGCAGCGCTGCTGTTCGCACCTAAAAAAGGCAGCGAGCTGCGGGCGGATTTGGCGAAAAAGACTTCGGATGCGACCGATTATGCCAAACGTCAGGCGGGTGTCATTGCGTCTCAGGCGAAGACGACGGCGGAGCTGGCCGGCAAGAAGGCGGCCGAGATTACCGCCAAAGTTCAAGAGCTTGCCTCCAAGGCGAAAACAGCGGCAACGGAACAAACCGACGCCATTAAAGAAACGGCCGTCACCGCGCTCACCGAAACGAAAGAGGCCGCAAGCAGCATAAAACAGCACGCCCAAGAGGCGGCAGCGGAATCTTCGGAGCATCTGGACAACGCGAAAAATGAGGCTAAAGACAATCTGTCGCCGATAAGCGCCTCCGTCCGGGAGTAA
- a CDS encoding sigma-70 family RNA polymerase sigma factor, which translates to MTMQPARQSPQAGTALILEYQSNPNNETATLLIELYEPMVKMASGKIARNRPDLYEDLYQVGQMALLRLFAQFDASMGVQFEPYAMKSIIGHMKNYLRDKSWYIQVPRRIKEKGIAVQQAIDELTVSLERSPKVEEIAEKMDLTVEETLEILGGRDLYHYISLDTPISEDESTTTLGELIGSQADDFDSVDKKMDLQAALSQLKPEEQQVLELAFEEGIPQRLIADRLGVSQMSISRIQRRAIEKLKRLLSEDGHLYDES; encoded by the coding sequence ATGACCATGCAGCCGGCTAGGCAATCGCCTCAGGCGGGCACAGCCCTGATTCTGGAATACCAGAGCAACCCCAATAACGAAACAGCCACCCTCCTGATTGAGCTATATGAGCCAATGGTAAAGATGGCTTCCGGTAAAATCGCCCGGAACCGGCCCGATCTGTATGAAGATCTATATCAGGTCGGCCAGATGGCGCTGCTGCGGCTGTTTGCCCAGTTTGACGCCAGCATGGGCGTTCAGTTCGAACCTTATGCCATGAAGAGCATCATCGGCCATATGAAAAATTATTTGCGCGATAAATCGTGGTACATTCAAGTTCCCCGGCGCATCAAGGAAAAAGGCATTGCCGTCCAGCAAGCGATCGACGAGCTTACCGTCAGTTTGGAACGGTCTCCCAAAGTCGAGGAGATAGCCGAGAAAATGGATCTGACCGTTGAGGAAACGCTTGAAATTCTCGGCGGACGCGATCTGTATCATTATATTTCCCTCGATACGCCGATTTCCGAAGACGAGAGCACGACGACTCTCGGCGAGCTTATCGGATCGCAGGCGGACGATTTCGATTCCGTCGACAAGAAGATGGATTTGCAGGCCGCCTTGTCCCAATTGAAACCCGAAGAACAGCAGGTGCTGGAGCTCGCCTTCGAGGAAGGCATCCCGCAGCGTTTGATCGCCGACCGCTTGGGCGTATCGCAAATGAGCATTTCGCGCATCCAGCGGCGGGCGATCGAGAAGCTGAAACGGCTTCTCTCCGAGGACGGACATCTTTACGATGAGTCATAA
- a CDS encoding STAS domain-containing protein, with protein sequence MKQQEKFQLRTETQEGRCLVFLSGELDLESASQLRAAMAPLVELADRELVLNLRDLKYIDSTGIGIFVSVLKARHAKQAPFAVEAIPPGIRKLFDMTGITPFLTKS encoded by the coding sequence ATGAAACAGCAGGAAAAATTCCAATTACGCACCGAAACCCAAGAAGGACGGTGCCTCGTTTTTCTAAGCGGAGAACTGGATCTTGAATCCGCTTCGCAGCTGCGCGCCGCCATGGCTCCCCTCGTGGAGCTGGCCGACCGCGAGCTCGTTCTCAACTTGAGAGATCTTAAATATATCGACAGTACCGGCATCGGAATTTTTGTATCGGTGTTGAAAGCGCGTCACGCCAAGCAAGCGCCTTTCGCGGTCGAAGCAATCCCTCCGGGAATACGAAAACTGTTTGACATGACGGGGATTACTCCTTTTTTGACCAAATCTTAA
- a CDS encoding MDR family MFS transporter codes for METQGAVDVSGIRRGPIVAALIIGCFVAILNETLLNIAFPDLMVEFGVSVATIQWLSTAYMLVIGILVPITALLQQWFTTRQMFLTAMGLFLAGTILCGVAPVFSFLLIGRVAQALGTGLLIPVLMNTILIIYPPEKRGAAMGMIGLVIMSAPAIGPTISGLIIQSLNWRWLFFLVIPLTAFSILFAAIYLKNVSDLTKPKVDLLSIVLSTIGFGGMVYAFSRAGETSWSDSIVTFSLIVGGIALVLFIWRQLAVKEPLLELRVFKYSLFTLVTVLLLIVMMTLFSTMILLPLFLQNALGKTALATGLILLPGGVINGLLAPVSGKLFDKFGPRVLVIPGLALMAVSIWLFSGISATTGTGMIIALHIMLLIGISMVMMPAQTTGLNELPRHLYPHGTAILNTLQQVAGAIGTALFISIMSAGTKAYMKTSSDPNSPAELVNGLIAGMHNAFFAAMFAAIAALAIGLFIKKAQAPDEEQKAVIARHDSH; via the coding sequence ATAGAGACGCAAGGCGCAGTGGATGTGAGTGGAATCCGTAGAGGACCGATTGTCGCCGCGCTTATTATCGGATGTTTCGTCGCGATTTTGAACGAAACGCTGCTGAACATCGCTTTTCCCGACTTAATGGTCGAGTTCGGCGTATCGGTCGCGACGATCCAGTGGCTGTCGACGGCGTATATGCTCGTTATCGGCATTCTGGTCCCGATTACGGCGCTGCTGCAGCAGTGGTTTACGACCAGACAGATGTTTTTGACCGCGATGGGGCTGTTTCTTGCCGGCACGATCTTGTGCGGGGTTGCACCGGTCTTTTCCTTCCTGTTGATCGGAAGGGTCGCCCAGGCGCTCGGAACCGGACTTTTGATTCCGGTGCTTATGAACACGATTCTCATTATTTATCCGCCGGAGAAGCGGGGCGCGGCGATGGGAATGATCGGACTCGTCATCATGTCCGCGCCGGCAATCGGGCCGACCATCTCGGGGCTCATTATTCAGAGCTTGAATTGGCGCTGGCTGTTCTTTCTCGTTATACCGCTGACCGCGTTTTCCATCCTTTTCGCAGCAATTTATTTAAAGAACGTTTCCGATCTGACGAAACCGAAAGTGGATCTGTTATCCATTGTTTTGTCGACGATCGGCTTCGGCGGCATGGTGTATGCCTTCAGCAGAGCAGGCGAAACGTCCTGGTCGGATAGTATCGTCACCTTCTCGCTCATTGTGGGCGGCATCGCTCTCGTGCTGTTCATCTGGAGGCAGCTTGCAGTGAAAGAGCCGCTGCTTGAACTGCGGGTGTTTAAATATTCGCTGTTCACGCTCGTGACCGTGCTTCTGCTGATCGTCATGATGACGTTGTTCTCGACGATGATTCTGCTGCCGCTGTTTTTGCAAAACGCGCTCGGCAAAACGGCGCTCGCGACTGGTCTTATCCTGCTGCCCGGCGGCGTCATTAACGGGCTGCTGGCGCCGGTGTCGGGGAAGCTGTTCGATAAATTCGGACCGCGAGTCCTCGTCATCCCGGGTCTTGCCCTCATGGCGGTTTCCATCTGGCTCTTCAGCGGCATTTCGGCGACGACCGGAACGGGAATGATTATTGCGCTGCACATTATGCTGCTGATCGGTATTTCAATGGTGATGATGCCGGCGCAGACGACGGGCCTGAACGAGCTGCCGCGTCATCTGTATCCGCACGGCACGGCGATATTGAACACCCTGCAGCAAGTGGCCGGCGCCATCGGTACCGCTTTGTTCATCAGCATTATGAGCGCCGGAACGAAAGCCTATATGAAGACCTCCAGCGATCCAAACTCGCCTGCGGAATTGGTCAACGGGCTGATCGCCGGCATGCACAACGCATTTTTTGCCGCAATGTTTGCCGCTATCGCGGCGCTGGCGATCGGGCTGTTCATTAAGAAGGCCCAAGCTCCGGATGAGGAGCAAAAGGCGGTAATAGCCCGCCACGATTCTCATTAG
- a CDS encoding AraC family transcriptional regulator, with protein sequence MAKNETNPRETYTVFSNPDSAARERLNILFAGESQTAPGHRLGPKVFDYYLLHHVLSGRGTFRCGDNEYELRAGHSFLIEPERLVTYAAHAADPWRYKWVAFTGPGASELVEAAGLSLLRPTADTGRSKRVGVYLERLMRAFRSGGGGTQLLAPGYLHLAFAQFAQLLLAPGSAPAGSRDEGKETVQQVIHYLTTQYAEPLSIEAMADSLGYNRAYLSRLFKKHTGVTPVSFLLRLRIDKGRQLLRERQELTVEQIAASVGLQDPLYFSKQFRRFHGESPSDYREAMRSL encoded by the coding sequence GTGGCAAAGAACGAAACTAATCCGCGCGAAACATATACGGTCTTCTCCAATCCCGATTCCGCCGCGAGAGAGCGGCTGAACATTTTGTTCGCGGGCGAAAGCCAGACGGCACCCGGGCACCGGCTCGGCCCCAAAGTGTTCGACTATTATTTGCTCCATCACGTGCTCTCCGGACGCGGCACGTTTAGATGCGGAGACAACGAATACGAGCTTCGCGCCGGGCACTCGTTCCTGATCGAGCCGGAACGGCTGGTCACATACGCGGCCCACGCGGCCGATCCGTGGCGATACAAATGGGTCGCCTTCACCGGTCCCGGTGCTTCCGAGCTGGTGGAAGCGGCAGGACTGAGCCTGCTGCGTCCCACTGCCGACACCGGAAGAAGCAAGCGCGTCGGCGTCTATTTGGAGCGGCTGATGCGCGCCTTCCGCAGCGGGGGAGGCGGCACGCAGCTGCTGGCGCCCGGCTATCTTCATCTCGCCTTCGCCCAATTTGCACAGCTGCTTCTGGCCCCTGGATCCGCTCCGGCGGGCTCGCGAGACGAAGGCAAAGAGACGGTTCAGCAGGTGATCCATTATCTTACGACGCAGTATGCGGAGCCGCTGTCCATCGAAGCGATGGCGGATTCGCTCGGTTACAACCGCGCTTATCTTTCCCGATTGTTCAAAAAGCATACCGGCGTTACGCCTGTGTCGTTCCTGCTCCGACTCCGCATCGACAAAGGCAGGCAGCTGCTGCGCGAGAGGCAGGAGCTGACCGTGGAGCAAATCGCCGCTTCCGTCGGACTGCAGGACCCGCTCTACTTCTCGAAGCAGTTCCGGCGGTTTCACGGCGAATCACCGAGCGATTACCGCGAGGCGATGCGCAGCTTATAA